The following are from one region of the Rhipicephalus microplus isolate Deutch F79 chromosome 1, USDA_Rmic, whole genome shotgun sequence genome:
- the LOC119159689 gene encoding salivary anticoagulant protein P23, with product MPRSDTSINNPTMLRLLIIGLAVVTASSQRSQTTTERYEDTLYKFLDLLEDDDPSRVPGAPVFTGPRSTYRPSVPRVPPPVPPRRIFRPVRPIRPILSVSSPALPGGTIRDANAYMDSIIQQKMPRLLKASPRLYPSAVIPFFKFKVLKTGFTNRDLKVNMTAGIFRGFDTGIRRLGDCDKPSHVGRNTSVSCTLDFSGITASFVAVTKGDDLAGTIKAVPVNVVVRTGAARIEATAAPGKEAILRTFLIDYVNLDVAHGANLSLNEDRDRGFKYHVRTNVARELDALLHEEYAPLLGRAIATTDLPKAA from the exons ATGCCTCGAAGCGATACT AGCATAAACAATCCCACGATGCTTCGGTTATTAATCATCGGCCTCGCAGTGGTCACCGCCAGCAGCCAAA GATCACAAACTACCACAGAGCGCTACGAGGACACTCTCTACAAGTTCCTTGACCTTCTCGAAGATGACGACCCATCAC GTGTGCCAGGGGCGCCCGTGTTCACAGGACCAAGAAGCACCTACAGGCCTAGTG TGCCTCGAGTGCCGCCTCCAGTTCCGCCACGACGCATTTTTAGGCCAGTCAGGCCAATCAGGCCAATTTTAAGCG TATCATCACCGGCGTTACCAGGGGGCACCATTAGGGATGCCAACGCATATATGGACAGCATAATTCAGCAGAAGATGCCGCGCCTTCTGAAAGCATCTCCGAGGCTGTACCCATCTGCAGTGATTCCATTCTTCAAGTTTAAG GTGTTGAAGACGGGCTTCACGAACCGGGACTTGAAGGTAAACATGACAGCGGGCATATTCCGCGGTTTCGACACGGGAATCCGCCGTCTTGGGGACTGCGACAAACCATCGCACGTGGGCCGCAACACTAGCGTCAGCTGCACACTGGACTTCAGCGGCATCACGGCCAGCTTCGTCGCTGTG ACCAAAGGAGACGACCTAGCTGGCACCATCAAGGCCGTCCCCGTGAATGTTGTGGTGCGTACCGGAGCAGCCCGAATCGAGGCCACGGCTGCGCCGGGCAAGGAGGCCATTCTGCGCACCTTCCTCATCGACTACGTCAACCTGGACGTCGCACACGGAGCCAACCTGAGCCTGAACGAGGACCGCGACAGGGGTTTCAAGTACCACGTGCGCACCAACGTTGCCAGAGAACTGGATGCGCTCTTGCACGAAGAGTACGCACCACTCTTAGGGCGAGCCATTGCCACCACAGACCTGCCGAAGGCAGCCTGA
- the LOC119167094 gene encoding solute carrier family 22 member 7-like, with protein MPWKALFMPARHMSRDMFTCEYFDCNDAFGHGAFQKRLMMLCALSAFLANIHALAFPLISKSVQYRCKQPYANDSKAFGKNGAARDDSRQIGECLVYEDPADPNDTQTVPCVEWEYDEDRAKSTAVSTWNMVCGRKPLIVVMYAIQNTGPAVFVLTAGYFADNYGRVPVLLTAIAVLTISTVAVCVFRDYAVHAVFKFFSSGSSILTMTSSAISLFEVTTHDNRPLSIAVSITIGLLVADSWFFLLVPWSLCWERKLSVFLLPALVLLPTFLLVHESPRWLIATGRFNRAEEVVIAAADKNHFPLANAACLIDSLKEDTTNRLNRRKSTCAEELLSLFSMRRRALVLCGCFFSNSFALYAITFSKGQLYTPWLPFIAFFFNSSVYGLAHWLMRRFAMLTVITILFAALCSVQCFLCLTVFGEYDVATEALLQADIALYYSGAVVCFVYVLELFPTALRATAVGWTVACGRLGVGCALFLSMLINSGLEYVPPAVAGLLLFLSLLTLRILPPATTIECTKIACQETTYRDTQNIELMKATLDTRLSERKKAKTPSESTNRSTTSRSRRFKGKE; from the coding sequence ATGCCCTGGAAAGCTCTCTTCATGCCGGCGAGGCACATGTCGAGGGACATGTTTACCTGTGAGTACTTCGACTGCAATGATGCCTTCGGACATGGTGCCTTCCAGAAGCGGCTGATGATGCTGTGTGCCCTCAGTGCCTTCTTGGCGAACATCCACGCCTTGGCTTTCCCGCTGATCTCAAAAAGCGTGCAATACAGGTGCAAGCAGCCGTACGCCAACGATTCGAAAGCCTTCGGGAAGAACGGGGCAGCTCGCGACGATAGCAGACAGATCGGAGAGTGCCTTGTCTACGAGGACCCCGCCGACCCTAACGACACGCAGACCGTGCCGTGTGTCGAGTGGGAGTACGACGAAGACCGGGCGAAGAGTACGGCCGTGAGTACCTGGAACATGGTATGCGGAAGAAAGCCACTCATCGTCGTCATGTACGCAATTCAAAACACCGGTCCCGCCGTGTTCGTCTTGACAGCCGGGTATTTCGCGGACAACTACGGCCGAGTGCCTGTGCTGTTGACAGCGATTGCGGTGCTAACAATCTCGACGGTAGCGGTTTGCGTGTTTCGTGACTACGCAGTGCACGCGGTGTTCAAGTTCTTCAGCTCGGGCAGCTCCATACTGACCATGACCTCCTCCGCCATCTCTCTCTTCGAGGTGACTACCCACGACAACAGGCCGCTCAGCATAGCTGTGAGCATCACCATTGGCCTGTTGGTCGCCGATTCATGGTTCTTCCTCCTGGTGCCTTGGAGTCTGTGCTGGGAACGAAAGTTAAGCGTTTTCCTTCTGCCAGCCCTGGTCCTGCTGCCAACATTCCTGTTGGTCCACGAGTCACCACGCTGGCTTATTGCTACCGGGAGGTTCAACCGAGCAGAGGAGGTCGTAATTGCAGCCGCCGACAAGAACCACTTCCCGCTGGCTAACGCGGCGTGCCTCATCGATTCACTGAAAGAGGACACGACCAACAGGTTGAACAGGCGAAAGTCCACGTGCGCCGAAGAACTGCTCAGTCTGTTCTCCATGCGGCGTCGCGCCCTGGTCTTGTGCGGCTGCTTCTTTTCAAACTCGTTTGCCCTGTACGCCATCACCTTCTCCAAGGGTCAGCTCTACACGCCGTGGCTCCCGTTCATCGCGTTCTTCTTCAACTCCTCGGTCTACGGGCTGGCGCACTGGCTCATGAGAAGGTTTGCCATGCTCACGGTGATCACCATACTGTTCGCGGCGCTGTGCAGCGTGCAGTGCTTTCTCTGCCTCACCGTGTTCGGCGAGTACGACGTCGCCACGGAGGCCCTGTTGCAGGCGGACATAGCGCTGTACTACTCTGGCGCCGTCGTGTGCTTCGTCTACGTCCTGGAACTGTTCCCGACAGCGTTGCGCGCGACCGCCGTAGGTTGGACTGTCGCTTGTGGTCGTCTCGGAGTAGGATGCGCCCTGTTCTTGTCCATGCTCATAAACAGTGGACTCGAGTACGTGCCACCGGCTGTCGCCGGCCTCCTGCTTTTTCTGTCACTGCTTACGCTGCGCATATTGCCACCCGCCACGACAATCGAGTGCACCAAGATCGCGTGCCAAGAAACAACGTACAGGGACACGCAGAACATCGAGCTCATGAAGGCCACGCTCGATACCCGGCTGAGCGAGCGCAAGAAGGCGAAGACCCCTTCTGAGAGCACGAACAGGTCCACTACAAGCCGCAGCCGCCGTTTCAAGGGAAAGGAATGA